The stretch of DNA ACATACCAGACAGATATTCGCCGCAGGCTTCGACACACTAACGTAACATAAACTGCAAGGTAAATCTTCCTCTGTGTGGAgctgaggtggggggggggcagctgctGACAGAGCAAAGTCTTTTAAGTCTAATAGTTTTTCCgtcacagacaaaataaaacaggccACTATTGTAGTCTTATAAAGAGACTAAACAACCTGGACAAAGGCCCCTGGAGGCATCAAACACCTGACGTCACAAGCTGTCTTTCAAGCACACAGCTGGCTAAAGGttgccctttttctttttagaacCACTTACTTTAAGACCCACATCTCTCTTTATCCCCCActcacccacacagacacacacacacacaacctccctCACGCTTCCTGTGAAAAAGTGCTGACCACGTAAAGGAGATAAGAACAAACCCCTAAGAGAATCGACACCGCCGGCGTCGAGAGTTCCCCCCTCTGTTTGCTCACTGTGGCTGAGTACCCTCTAGTGGTAATTATGGTGAATGGCCTCTCTCCCACTTGAATTTGGATCCTTAAACCTTCACTGCGCCTCTTTACCAGCCGACAGCCTCAGTTAACCGCAACTCTGCCACAGGGTGTGACTGCAGGACCCAATGGGGGTGGGTGGCAAGCACGGGAAGGGGGTGAGGCAGCTTTTTGTGGGCCGCCCAAGGGGGTCCACCACAGTCCCCTATCTCCCCACCACAGTAGCCACCGAGCcctggagagagaaagccaCCCCACCACATTTTAATGAGGGCTAAAATAAACAATGTGAGCACACAAAACCCACCCTGACTGGTTGACTGCGGGCACTGGAACGGGGCAGATAAGCTGGGCTGTTACTCGGTGGTCGGGGAGTTGATGGGCTGGCTGATGCCACAATGAGCACCACTATGAACTCCACTAGTGTGGTGACGGTAGACCCTCACAGTGCTCAAGTCATGTTTGTCGCAGAGGCAGTGTGCACCCAAAGGAGCACAGCCTCTTCACAAGGATACACACTGAAGCAGAAGGCTGTTGCCTCGTAGACACTGAACACCTACGAAATCTTCAATTAAAGGGTCAAGCCACCCAAATTACAAatcaacacattttctcactaaCCTGCAATTGTATCCAGCCAGGCAGAGGCAGTGATTTTAGCCGTCTTTGCCCATGTTTGGAGACATTCTGAGATTTCTGCTCCTACCCCAAAACAAAGGAGAATGAAATTTCAAATATGCGCCTCAACAAAAAAGAACAGTGCCTTTGTTTTTCTGGATAATAAATGGAGCATGCTGACGATACTTCCAACTGGAACTACTTTCTATcaagattagattagattcattGATATTTATCAAACTACCGATCAGTTCTTAAAACATAAACTCTACCTGGTTcaactacaacaataaaatgctACTTATACATTATAAGGGCAGTAATTAGTAGTTTGGCTCACAGGGGACATTTTCTGTACATAACTATTTATGGTTTGTgaagttttaaatgtgtgtgtttttttgtttttttttaaatggtgcaACCaccacaaataaaagaaaatagattttaaaaacaaacctcTTCATAGACCTTTTATTGTAGACTTGACGGATGAAGCCAAACTATTGAGATTCATTGCTTGTGAAACCCATGTAGACAAACCAAATATCCAAGACTATTCTCGAGTTTCATGCTTTCCTGCActgtgactgacacacacacacacacacacacacacacacacacacacacacacacacacacacacacacacacacacacacacacacacacacacacacacacacacacacacctaactaAATGCCACCAGACAAAAAGGCCGCCCTGCtgccaaagcacacacacacatgatgggTGAATGACAGCTCGTGGCTGAAGAAGTGTGTCTGGACAAACACACCTTGTCGGGGATCCACACAGCTTCGGCTAACTGGTAGCAGACGACGGGGATTTGGAGCCGGTTCCAACATATTTCTGAGTAAAGGCCAACATGGCTGAAGGTGTGAGCAGCAGAAGGGGGCACTGTGGGGGCTGTGGGGGCTACTGTCGGTCTGTAGTTGGCAGAAAAAGACGAATTATCCCACGACAACAGCAGCACGTGCCGAGCTCAGGTTGACCGCTTCCGCTAGGCCGCACGAGGcgcctctgattggctcattAGCTGCGTCATTTGGAGGGTCCGCGAGCTACCTGTCAACAACAATGGCGTCTCACcgtgtgtgcaggtgtgaggAGTCATTCCAGCACTTTCATAATCTTTTCTCACAGGTGGAACTGATGGCATTAACTATGGTTCCCTCCcgttcaggtgtgccagtgtccTGCCCCTGAGCCAGCACGTGACCTGCTGTACCTGCACACCGAAGtggaatgcagccattattaatgttattagttaaTCTATAAGTCTTACTAGTGCAGGACCTCTGGCTGCTTGGCAGAAAATATAGGTGTGATTTTAATTcgcagaaggaggaggtgaaaatAGGAAATGAATACTTTCATGACCACATGACCACATGACCAGTTCTCACCAGATAAATGTGAGGGGGTCACAGGATGAAGACCAGGAGAGAAGAGCAGAAAGAAACATTATTGCTGTATGAAGGTCTGCTTACTTTTTTTCAGGTGTTTTCTTAAACTTAGTGTTTTTCTTGTGAATTTCTGAATAAAAGATCTCTTAAGgtctttaaaaatatttcatataaaaaagTGTAAACCACAGTGAACTATGAAAACTGTTATCCTTTCCTTTAATTTAAAGCTATCATGATCCAAGTCAAATAATGTGTTTGAGTAGAATATTATGGGCTAATTAAGaatgaaaagatgttttataATCATTATATTCAGATAGAGAGAATCCCAATGCTCTGGCAGCCACGACAGCCACATTTTCCACATGCAGGCCTGTGTGCTGTCAATCAACAGGGCGAGCCAAACACAAAGCAGCCTATGTAGCCACATCAAACGTCAGGTGCACTGAGTCCATATGCAAAGGTGGTTTTTCACACATTGTAGGCCCAAAACCCAGTTGGGATATCACTGTGTACCCTTGAGCGAGCTACTTTACCAGTGTAAATATTTAGCCAGCTGTATAAATGGGTGTTGTGTAAAAATCTGCAAACTGAACTGGCACTGCGGAGAAAAATTCTATGCCAGGCAGGAAAAAAGGCTTGACCGAGCATATTTAgtcatgaaaaacacacaaccaaaTGATTTACCTGTTGAGGTAAAAGCGTGATGGCAGAAATCACAGCCTGCACTTACAGGGAAGACGTTTTTCTCATTGTAACAAAGAAAAATCTGAGGAAACAACTGCGATTGTAACCTGTGTGTTCGTGGCTGAGCTGACGTGTTGGCTCCCTCTCATGGTGTGTAATATAGCTCTgctgtttccacacacacacacacacacacacacacacacacacacacacacacacacacacacacacacacacagtcaacatgtTTGAGAAACAATACTCAGCCCCTCCTGGCCTCACCTTCATTACCCAATTACACTAATACACTCACCCTGCTTGTAATGAGTGTGTGGTCTGAATGATAGCCAGCCTTGTTGTCTTTTCTTacctcacactgacacacacacacacacacacacacacacgtctgtctCTTTGCGTCTGGGTGAATTTCCTCCCTGTGAATTACAAGCGTAGACCGTGTCTCAGCGCTCAGCAGTGAGGGAGTGGAGAATGTGTGGGGCTGAAACACGACACTTTAATGATCTGGAGAGCATCCAATAACTGTACACCcccacacctttttttttttccttctcttgcGAAACTTTGGCTGCAATCAGCCCTGCAGAATAGACTTGTTTGTGCTTCAGAACAGTAGGGAATTGGCTGAAAAACATCATCAAGCTGACAGCCAGAGGGTGTCTTCGGGGGGGAGGTGGAGCCCACAGTGGGTGGACACCCACATGAGACATTCCTTacagacagagagccagagacaaacacacattggCCCAGGGGTTCCCaaacttttctgtatttttgtgtctGCATGGCATCCAGAATAACAACAAAGAGTGAGGCAAGTTTTTAATATGTATGATGTCGCACAGGAATGCAAAGCTCCCCAAAGACATTCCATACATTCATTCTACCTTTAACGAGTGAAAtactctctttttctgtctgatgGGGAGTTCATGGAGGCTGTTCGTGTTCTGTGGGCCCCTATACGGGttaaagatggaggacagatgCCTTCTTTTAGCACGTCACAGTTGGAAAAGCAGAGGTGTAACTACTAAAATGGCTGATGGATTAATTCCATTTAGCAGCTTCGGTTTCAGGGTCCCTGCACTGTTCGTGCTGGCGGCACTGTAAagacttactgggacacttgaatagaacagagccTTCGCTAATGTTAACAGTGACAGCAAGTGAAAATATCTGCTCTGATAAAGACAACTGAGAGCAACCAACAAATAGTAAACGACAGGACAGAAAGTCAGAGTGCCAATAAGAAGTTTATTTCAATTCAGtcaatattgttaaaaaaaaaaaaaaaagccatgacATAGCTTGTTGTATTGAAATGATCTCTGAAAAACCTTCCTGCAAAACatccacagagacacaaaaaaaaagtaaggcCAAGAGGAGATGGTTTGTCTAGAATTAAAATCCAAGCAGGCAAGTAATGGCCCATTTTCCTCAAAATCCAGAAGAAATGTATAAAATTTACACACTAAATTCTGAGcaatcaaaacaaatatttacaattcctttttttttttttgttttttaaatcaatttgtttcataacaaatgtgtgaaaaacatggaaaatgggagaaaacaaaaaacggGTTTTGCTTTATCCGCACTAAAGCACTTTTGGAGCTACTGTGTCGTAACATACATTCACTACCTCGGAGATCAGCCTACACGCTGAAGACAACGTGGAATTCCATCAGGTATTCGTTTCAATGCTACTCCTCTCAATTTGTTTAGTCATAAATATCTTTAGTGTCGCCTTTCCTTCATTCTGTATGCTGTGGAGAAGGAAACAGAGTGTgtggtttcttttcttttaaattcacTAGTTTACATAGCTGGAGTCATCCTATCCACAGTGAGACCAGAATAATGTGCCCCTGTTGGTCCGCCGCGTGTAATCCAGACTGCCGCTACAGTCGGCGCGACCAAAGCGAAGACTTTCCTTCATGCTTCGTGAGAGAAGAAAGAGTCAGTGAGCTTTTCTGTGCTGCTCACAGTGTCGCTGGCTAAATGAACACTTTATATGGCAATGCGGTGATTAACAAAAGGCCGGTCTAGATCTGTAAGCTACATGTGGTTGAGCGTTTCTTAGACCTCAGGTTAGATTTGTCCTGAGCCGTTACTTCTGCAGCCGGTACAGGAAATTCCCTACAATTCTACTGAGCTGAGCTACAAGGCTTTTTCCTACTTGAGGCATTGAGGAAATCAGAGCATTGATACCAGGTAGCTTTACCTGCGgttacaattatttttgattcattttaaaaacagctcgACATTAAAATAAAGCATCTCTCACTTGATATGTCAACCAGTCAGGTTTGGATTAGCTTCAGCTTCTACTTAAACCTGTCAAAATACTTGAGccaaaaaacactgaagcttCAACACTGTTAACAAAGCCTCTTAATAAGCcaaaagacaggagagagagaaagctgctTCTCGGTGTTCATTTTATAGCAATCCTAGACAGAGCTGTTTCAATATTAGACAGACAACAGAAAATCAACAACAGCTTATGACCTTCCCCCTGCACGCGGAGAGAAGGTTGGCTTGAAGGTCACTTATCGgggatagtgtgtgtgtgtgtgtgtgtgcgcgagtcGAGGCTTTCAACGTTGATAAGCGCTGATGCACACGtctggctgctgctcctccGTCGCCTTGCCGTCTCGCAGCGCCGCGCAACATTTGTCAGCAAACGAAAAACAAAAAGCGATTAACGATGAAAGGTGGGACAATGGCGACCTTTCTGCTGAATCAActaaagaggaggagaagaaaaatgatCAGGGAAGGTTCATGCATTGGGATTCGCTGTagatgaggagagaaggaaaagaagtccagagttttgttttgttttttctctttctttctcgtGAATGAGCACATCAGTCCCGGTGCTGGGGAGGAACGGGGGGTTGtagaaggggggagggggggtgtaaGGGTGCAGGATGGAGGGGACGGAGGAGCTCATTTGACCAGCCTCTTGGCTACGTCTCCGTAGGCGATCTCGATCTCCTTGTCACTGGGGCAAGTGTTGGTGAACTCTTCGCGCGTGTAGGCGTTGTTCAGGTACTTCCAGACGGCAGTCATCTCTTTGGGGATGTCAAAGCCTCGGTACTTCTTGGCCACCACCTGCAGGAAGATGTCCGAGGTTAGACTTCTCAACTGACCGACCTGTGACCCCGTTTAGAAACGGTCATGTCTGCGGATTAGTTCAGAAAGAGTCCAATCTGGTGAAAATCATCTGTCAAGATTTTACACTTTAAATTTTAAACACGTGGCACCTTAATCAATAATGGGACATTATGGGTCATTTTAGTCATCCGCCAGGAACTGTTCATTAAAGAATCagtctggtgtttttctcttgttctcAGGGTTAGGGGCCATTGTGAGAGACTTTGAGAAAGAGTAATGTCACCATCACCCTCCACCAGCCTCctaatgacattttatatcataAGCTTAGATTTACAGAAGACAAAGATACCACTGAATGGAGTTTAATGAATCAAACGATTTTGATAAATGAGTTACTGTTTCAgccatttaaaataaaaataaagccaaagaTTCACTAGTTCCAGCTCAGAAGAtctgctgcctctctgtcttctaTCGTGGTAAATCTTTTAGACTGTTAACCTAAAAACCAAGATACCTGAAGGCATCAGCAGGCAGCACGTGGGTCCCCCTTGCTCACCTTGACTATATGCAGCTTGGGTAACAGGTTACAGTCAGCCAGGGTCATTTCATCGCCATCCAGGAAGTTGCGGTTGGAGACCTTGACGTCCTCGATGCTGTTGTGGTCGATCTCATCGGGCAAGGGCGAGCGGAGATACTCATCCAGCTTCTGCAGTGTCTTCAGCAGGCCACGCTCCAGACCTAAAAAAAGGGCACAAGACTGCTATTataaaacagttttaatttaagttcaattatattttcagaatgagaaaatgactgctactttctttatttttattaaacataGAAAGACACAATACAGAACACAACACTGCTTGACGACATCACAGACTATTTATGACATATAAAACCCTTTTGGGGCCCAGAAAACTTAATATCAATAAGTGAAATTAATGGACAGTTAAGACATTACAACATAGTGAGGGGTTCCCCTCAGTTATAGAGGGATCTTGCTTTAGGTAGCCACCTCCTCACAAAGACATCAGCCCTCAATTGTAATTGAGCAAGGCCTCCATTTCATACACCTCCCTCAGCTTCTGTTTCCACTGTAGGTGGCACAGTGGATTCATCCAATTTATTGTCACCATTTTCCTAGCAGTCATCAAGAGTATATGTAATAGGTACTTTTGTTCTCTGGTGTACATGTCCTCAGGAGTTAGATCTAAAAGACATTGACTTGGGGTGAATAGTAAATCAGTTCCCATAACtttatctatctctctctttaccCCCTTCCAAAAAGGAGGCATCATTGTCCCAAAATATGTGCGAGTGATCACCAACCATtccacattttctccaacaGTTTATTGCAGCTGGGTGTCTATAAACTTGGAAACCACCGAAGGTGTCTTAAAGAACCTTGTCTTCATCTTCCAATCAAACTCCTTCCACATGTTACTATTAATACCCTTATGACATCCAATGCACATTGTTTCCCATTCTCCATCTTTGATTATAATATTTAACTCCAGCTCCCATTTATTTCTGATATAAAAAGTATTGTCTGTTATATCCAGTAACAGATTTCTATATATATGGGAACCATGTTTTTTGTTGGGAAGctgatttttaattatattaataaaatatgtctCTACATTTGTTGgagcatttttaattatattccaATCTTTATGGCTTGTGATGTAGTGTCTAATTGGAAAGTACCAGCACATATCACTTTGGGGTAGAGAGAATTTGTCTTGGAGATATGAGAACGGCTGGAAAACATTGTCACAGAACAGCTGGTCAATGACCCTTAGGTTTCTGCCTGCCCACCTCTTAAACGTGATATCTGTTGTTGAGGGGGGGGAATTAGGATTTCCAGCAATCTATGACTGCTACTTTCAACAGTGTTAAATAGTCAAGGGCACGGCTTTGCCTGAGAGCTCCTACTACAGCTGCTCCACCCATATGCTGATCATCCACAAGGGGGCAGCATTTCATCAAGAGACAAGCCCTTGTGTACATTCTAAACACAGGAAAGACTCACATCATGAACACCTTCAGAATATAACTATCTATCACAATAGCACTGTAATACCacgagctgctgctgtaacaaatACCATGTCTGAGAAGCTCATTACATTTCAGCAGATGCATTTCATTGCTCAGGTGTTGCACTTTGTCCTCACAATATATCCAACCATCCGTAGATTATTCATTAATAGCTCATTCTATTGTTGGATGAATGTCGCAGCATGCTCAGCTCAGCAGTTCAACAGTAGACTTAACCTGGTACTATGGAGAGCACTTATCATTCAACCATGAGATTCAGCCTCAGACTCTGTTTACACAGCCTTGACTTTCACATCCAGCTCACCATGGTTCAATATTTTCCCTGGGTGCAGCACGGCCAActaaaacatgacacaaaatCTTGGTATTTATTGGATACCATAAACATCCCTCTGAGGAAGTAATTCCATAAATTCTTTTGCCCAGGATGTGACAGAAACCACGAGACAATAGGCTAAATATTATTCCAATAATCTTATCAGTTAAGTTTGTGATACGGCCGTTCTCTTACAGGGTGCatgaaacatgaacatgtgAGCGCCGTTTCATTATCAGGGTGGCTGCTCGGTGCTTCTCCAGAGCTCCACCAGGTGAGAGCTGGAGgccaggaggaggcagcagaacaAAAGCTCTGTGTTCCTTGGTGAGGCTGTAATCCACCAATCAGGGCAGGGCTACCAGAGTTGCCTAGCAACCAAGAGAACTCTCCCTGCACAACTGGAAGGTCTCTGCCCTGAACCAGTGTGCCCGAttttgagtgtgtgcgtgtgtgacagGTAACTTACCCTCATTTGCATCTGGCTTTGAGTTCTTGATGTACGCTGAGAACTTGGCGAAGATGTCCATACCAGCTGTGTTTGACTCTGGGTGTCTTGCACCAAGCTTGATGTACCTGCACACAAGCAAGTTAAACACATGTATGTTCACATTCATGAAGAGGTTAAAGGAGATGCTGTATTTTTattcccattaaaaaaaaagaccaattGATCCTATTGACCCCATTGATCTCACTGTCTGCCTCTGAGCAACTGACCTCTAGTGCTGCCCAAATCTGTATCATTGACACTGAAAAAATAGTTCAAATGTACCATTTATTCCTGTTTCATTAAACaacagtgcccagctgtttaaGCTTCTCAAAAAAGGGAAGTGTACATTTGTGACCCATTTTTGAGGATTCATGTCTCCGGTAGGAGCAAATGGGCTTAGGTTTGAGAGCCACAGGAAGGCTGAGGACATGACAAAGTGTTGAGAGACTGACAGATTGGCCTCTACACATTATTACATGCCAACAGAGCATTTCAAAGCTAACAGTGTGCCCAAAGTGAAAGCACTCACTTGGGTGGGCAGAGCACATCCTCAAGGAACTCCTCGATCTTGTTGACGTCAGTTTTGACCTCGCCGTTGAAGGTGATGAAGGGCGGGTGTGTGCCTGGGGCCAGGTTCTGGAGGTCTGCAGGCTTCCTGGAAGAGAAGTGGAGCAACTTCAGTAGACCGAAGCAAACAGAACTGAGCCGCACGAACAGTTAAAAAGGTTTTTCTAAAAGCATGTTTGTGGATCTAACGCGGAAAAGTAGCCTTCATCCCCACATAAGTAATTTAGCAATAAAGGATGGTAATTTTATATACAGTAGCTCAAGTAAGCTCTGCTGCACATGAAACCACTTACTGTTAGAGCcatccacccctcctccttcacTTACTAAAGCTGCTCagtctttaactgtgtgtttgttggtgtgtcctctctcactctctgtctctgcgGCCTTCAAACCAGCACATTTTGTACCAGATGTCTCTGGCAGGCAgatgacactgacacacataaacataaatgaGCAAGTGCCGAGTGAGTAGTGTGAACACAACAGACCTGTGAAAATCCACAGAGGCCGACTTCCCTTCGGTATAAAAACATCATAACAGACAGCAGTGTCAACAACTTGTTCTAACAACTGTTAGAGCCTAATGGATTGGTGTGAAATAAAAGACTCTTTGAATCCTCTTTGATTTGCTGACAACAACAACTCTTAAATGGCCCAGGTTTTTTGGTATAACACTGCTCACAACGGTGACCGAGTTTTGGAACTTTGGAAGTCAAAACGGGAAATGACTTCAACTCTTCGGCATGTGGAGGGGAAGTGGGCACCCGCCACTGATATCACTGAGGAGTGGGCAAAATAAACGCCTTGAGAATCACAGGCTTTCATCACAAGAACACATATTAACACGATGGCCTTGACCCAAGAGACGACACAAACTCAGAGAGGATAAAACTTTTGGTCTTATGGCAGTGACACGTGACATTTACGTCCTCCAGGCGCAACAACATGCACTGTTCTTCCATGTAAAGACGACTGTAAAAAGAGCCATAAATATGGCAAACACACGCCTCCCTTTCATAGTAGGTTTTCTGTTTGCTCAGGACTACAGACACTACATGGGATGGAAAAAACAAAGCCTCGATCATTTCTCCCActagaaagaaataaagaaaagtgatCACTCCAGCTGAACAAAGGCTTGTTTGAGAGGGGGGTAAACAGACACTAAGTAGACGGACATCCTCCATTGCCTTTTACAGGACATCAGCCCTCTAGCCCTATGTTACCTGCCCTCTGCCAGGgaaaatatatgcaaatgtaCCAAAACCTATGTGCTTGTCTTGAATGTGCTGGGATGTGTGAAAACCAAATGACTCTGACAGACGCTGCTTTCCTCCTTTTGGCTATATAAAAGTATTGATTAAGTAACTCTGAGTTGTGTTTTGTCAGCAGGCAGTGGTCTCCATGTCCCAGGGGAGGAGATGCCTGGCAGAAATGTAGAATCTCTGAGTCAAACACACATGATGAAGAAAAACCATATAAACCAGGCGTCCATCTGACCGTGCCTGAAAATAAAATCGGGCACTTGTCTGTCCTGCCTTAGCCAGTGGAAAACCATCTAGGGAGTATTTAGATGaatcatacacacagacacatagtgGGTTTGGTAAAGAGCTACTAGTGCTGGAATCCACATGTGAAAGCACGTTCACTTGCAGCtgggaggaaaaataaaactaaagagGATCACCATTTTCTGATCCCAGTagtgaaaaacaacatgttgcCCACCAAAATCTAGGCAGGAAGTAagcggagaggagagaaaaacctTAAATAGCCTCTCCAGAGTctgcatgtttatttttctccGATGTTCTCCAGCCTGGGAAAGGGTCATGGGAAAACCAAATAAGCAGTGGGGCAGCAGCGAGCATGCTAGAGGTGGGGCTGGATCAAAGTGTTGCAGAGCCGCTAAGGCCTTTGCTGGAACACCCAGAGAAGTTATCaaagggggggaaaaaggcGAGGAATGTCTTTTTTATCCCGTTTTAAAAACAGCCAATCAAAGGAGGactggctgcagaggaggaggaagatatggatgaagagcagagagagagagagaggggaggatgggTAATGGGAGCAGGACTCACCTCTTGAGGTCCACTGTGGTGACGTTGAAGACGACTCCTTTCAGCCACAGGATCATGAAGAGCCTCTGGGAGAAGGGGCAGTTCCCGATGCTCTCTCCATCACATCCCGCCTTAAGTAAACACAcagatagcaagttagaggaGGGGCAGATTAACTATCAGCTACACTATGCAGGTACCATTCCAGAAGACTTAGTACACAATGGATGGCATCTGTTTCTATCTTCTGGAGCCCATTAAGCTGTGGGTGGAAACATCCCACATTCGATTATTGAACgcataaaacacacaagacgGGAGACAAGGATCTTaaaaacagctatcagccactGATAGCACTTGGCTTCTAGCGGCCGACCAAATGGAAAAAAGGCCCAACAATCTTGATATAGATCACATCACTGTTGCACAACCTTTATGGCCCAGGGCATTTTACTGCACTCACCCAGAGCAGGCCCATTTCGGACAATGGCTCTTTCATACACATCGCAGGCTGCCCtcgaaaaaacaaaaaagaaaacttacGCAGGAGGGGAAGAGTGGAGAGCCGACCCTGTTGTCTTAAATGCTTCAGCACACTTCCCCTGCGTTAATCAGCAGAACTACTGTCTAAGGGTAAGAGGAAACTTGCGGAGTGATTCAGACGGGGATGGCCTCTCGTTTCCTCTTTTGCTagactgcacaaacacaagactTAGCAGTGACGGCCGGAGTGGGATCAATGGCAGCGGCGCGTGTCCTCCAAATTAATGACCGGCGTTCATCGTTTAGCACCAGATCAAAGACAGGACCGCAATCTCTTCTCAAAACCCAAGCATTAAAACAAACTGCACCTCAGGGAGGATGAGGACAAAGTAACAATG from Pempheris klunzingeri isolate RE-2024b chromosome 13, fPemKlu1.hap1, whole genome shotgun sequence encodes:
- the clic4 gene encoding chloride intracellular channel protein 4; this encodes MSLSVPQNGVKADNEPVIELFVKAGCDGESIGNCPFSQRLFMILWLKGVVFNVTTVDLKRKPADLQNLAPGTHPPFITFNGEVKTDVNKIEEFLEDVLCPPKYIKLGARHPESNTAGMDIFAKFSAYIKNSKPDANEGLERGLLKTLQKLDEYLRSPLPDEIDHNSIEDVKVSNRNFLDGDEMTLADCNLLPKLHIVKVVAKKYRGFDIPKEMTAVWKYLNNAYTREEFTNTCPSDKEIEIAYGDVAKRLVK